The following proteins come from a genomic window of Flavobacterium crocinum:
- a CDS encoding TrmH family RNA methyltransferase, which produces MIDLDYLAFLENILTENRKANFLKVLENRTKHFTVAVEDVYQMHNTSAVMRSCEVFGIQELNVIEQRFGKRIDKEIALGAQKWVDINRFDSVSGCLSNLKSKGYQIIATTPHEKDCMLEDFDITKPSALFFGTEKEGLSQEIMDNADGFLKIPMVGFTESLNISVSAAIIIQNLTNRLRRSDIDWKLTDEEILAKRLDWAKNSIRDIKRIEERYYQDNPR; this is translated from the coding sequence ATGATTGATTTAGATTACCTCGCATTCTTAGAAAACATATTAACTGAAAATCGAAAAGCTAATTTTTTAAAAGTATTGGAAAATCGCACAAAGCATTTTACAGTTGCTGTTGAAGATGTGTATCAAATGCATAATACCAGTGCGGTAATGCGAAGCTGCGAAGTTTTTGGAATTCAGGAATTGAATGTAATTGAACAGCGTTTCGGAAAAAGAATCGATAAAGAGATTGCGTTAGGAGCACAAAAATGGGTTGATATAAACAGATTTGATTCGGTTTCAGGTTGTCTTTCTAATTTGAAAAGTAAAGGCTATCAGATTATAGCAACAACGCCACATGAAAAAGACTGCATGCTGGAAGATTTTGATATCACAAAACCAAGTGCTTTATTCTTTGGAACTGAAAAAGAAGGTTTGTCACAAGAAATTATGGATAATGCCGATGGGTTTTTAAAGATTCCAATGGTTGGTTTTACCGAAAGTTTGAATATTTCGGTTTCTGCAGCGATCATCATCCAAAATTTAACCAATAGATTGAGAAGATCTGATATTGATTGGAAATTAACGGATGAAGAAATTCTTGCTAAACGTTTAGATTGGGCTAAAAATTCTATAAGAGACATAAAACGAATTGAAGAAAGATATTATCAGGATAATCCGAGATGA
- a CDS encoding SIR2 family NAD-dependent protein deacylase, translating into MKKKLVVLTGAGISAESGIKTFRDSDGLWEGHDVMEVATPEGWFKNQELVLDFYNKRRQQLKEVKPNLGHTILAELEKDFDVHIITQNVDDLHERAGSTKVLHLHGELLKVRSVRDKNLILDWTEDLHTGDFDGNGHQLRPHIVWFGEEVPALEEAIDITETADYFAVIGTSLQVYPAAGLIAYTPSTSPVFYIDPKPISIPNIRNKVETIAKFASEGVADLRTRLNSF; encoded by the coding sequence ATGAAAAAAAAACTTGTAGTCTTAACCGGAGCTGGAATTAGTGCTGAAAGCGGAATCAAAACTTTTCGCGACAGTGATGGTTTATGGGAAGGGCATGATGTGATGGAAGTTGCTACACCAGAAGGCTGGTTCAAAAATCAGGAACTGGTTTTAGACTTTTACAACAAACGTCGTCAGCAATTAAAAGAGGTAAAACCAAATTTAGGGCATACTATTTTGGCTGAATTAGAGAAAGATTTTGACGTACATATCATCACTCAAAATGTAGACGATTTACACGAACGTGCAGGCAGTACAAAAGTTTTGCATTTACATGGTGAATTATTAAAAGTTAGAAGTGTTCGCGATAAAAATCTAATTCTCGACTGGACAGAAGATTTACATACTGGTGATTTTGATGGAAACGGACATCAATTACGCCCACATATTGTTTGGTTTGGCGAAGAAGTTCCTGCTCTTGAAGAAGCAATTGATATTACAGAAACGGCAGATTATTTTGCTGTGATTGGAACTTCGCTTCAGGTTTATCCTGCTGCAGGATTGATTGCTTATACTCCAAGTACCTCTCCTGTTTTTTATATTGATCCAAAACCTATCTCGATTCCAAATATTAGAAACAAAGTAGAAACGATTGCCAAGTTCGCATCTGAAGGAGTTGCCGATTTAAGAACGCGATTAAATTCATTTTGA
- the purB gene encoding adenylosuccinate lyase gives MTTLNELNAISPIDGRYRNKTQNLAPFFSEEALIKYRVLVEVEYFIALCEIPLPQLKGIDSGLFESLRNIYKNFSTEDALWIKETEKVTNHDVKAVEYFIKDAFEKLGLSQYKEFIHFGLTSQDINNTAIPLSTKKAFEQVYMPSLIALIAKLKELSTEWKDIPMLARTHGQPASPTRLGKEILVFVERLEEQMRLLFNVPFAAKFGGATGNFNAHHVAYPQIDWKQFGNKFVETDLGLKHSFPTTQIEHYDHFAAFFDALKRINTIIIDLDRDIWTYVSMDYFKQKIKAGEIGSSAMPHKVNPIDFENSEGNLGIANAIFEHLSAKLPISRLQRDLTDSTVLRNVGVPFGHTIIAFEATLKGLNKLLLNESKFAEDLERNWAVVAEAIQTILRREAYPNPYEALKGLTRTNEAIDKNAIHNFIATLEVSDAVRAELLAITPSNYTGI, from the coding sequence ATGACTACTCTAAACGAATTGAATGCTATTTCTCCTATTGATGGAAGATATAGAAATAAAACCCAAAATTTAGCACCATTTTTCTCTGAAGAAGCTTTGATAAAATACCGTGTTTTGGTTGAAGTGGAATATTTTATTGCTTTATGCGAAATTCCATTACCTCAATTAAAAGGTATTGATTCTGGTTTATTTGAAAGTTTGAGAAACATCTACAAAAATTTCTCTACTGAAGATGCACTTTGGATTAAAGAAACAGAAAAAGTAACCAACCACGACGTAAAAGCGGTTGAATACTTTATTAAAGATGCTTTCGAAAAATTAGGTTTATCTCAATACAAAGAGTTCATTCACTTCGGATTAACATCACAGGATATTAATAATACTGCTATTCCGCTTTCTACAAAAAAAGCGTTTGAGCAGGTTTATATGCCTTCTTTAATTGCTTTAATCGCTAAATTAAAAGAACTAAGTACAGAGTGGAAAGATATTCCGATGTTGGCACGTACGCACGGACAGCCAGCCTCTCCTACTCGTTTAGGAAAAGAAATTTTGGTTTTCGTAGAGCGCTTAGAAGAGCAAATGCGTTTATTATTCAACGTTCCGTTTGCAGCTAAATTTGGTGGTGCTACCGGAAACTTTAATGCTCATCATGTAGCGTATCCACAAATTGACTGGAAACAATTTGGAAATAAATTTGTTGAAACGGATCTTGGTTTAAAACATTCTTTTCCAACAACTCAAATTGAGCATTACGATCATTTTGCTGCTTTTTTTGATGCTTTAAAAAGAATCAACACCATTATTATCGATTTAGACCGTGATATTTGGACATATGTATCAATGGACTATTTCAAACAAAAAATCAAAGCCGGGGAAATTGGCTCTTCTGCAATGCCACATAAAGTAAATCCGATTGATTTTGAGAACTCTGAAGGAAATTTAGGAATTGCAAATGCTATTTTTGAACATCTTTCTGCAAAATTACCAATCTCAAGATTACAGCGTGATTTAACTGACAGTACTGTTTTACGTAATGTTGGAGTTCCATTCGGACATACTATTATTGCTTTTGAGGCAACTCTAAAAGGGTTGAATAAATTACTTTTAAACGAAAGTAAATTTGCTGAAGATTTAGAAAGAAACTGGGCAGTTGTGGCTGAAGCAATTCAGACTATTTTACGCCGTGAAGCATATCCAAACCCTTATGAAGCTTTAAAAGGCCTAACAAGAACAAATGAAGCTATTGATAAAAATGCGATTCATAATTTTATTGCAACTTTAGAAGTTTCAGATGCTGTTAGAGCAGAATTATTAGCAATAACTCCTAGTAATTACACAGGAATCTAA
- a CDS encoding cation:proton antiporter domain-containing protein: MIALNAAAESTHHLQPLISDLGLILMTAGIAVLLFKKMKQPLVLGYLIAGFLAGNHFDFFPSITDMKSVEVWAEIGVIFLLFSLGLEFSFKKLMKVGGTSSVTAITQIMFMTLIGYCVGQWMGWGKMDSIFLGATLSISSTTIIIRAFDELGVKGKKFVGIVFGALIVEDIVAILMLVLLSTIAVSDQVSGGELLQSVLKLVFFLIIWFLGGIFIIPTILKKAKHLLTDEMLLIISLALCLMMVMFAANVGFSPALGAFIMGSIIAETTQAEKIEHLIQPVKDLFGAVFFVSVGMLINPDTLLTYAMPVGLITLLTIFGKAFSSSIGALISGQPLKQSVQTGMSLAQIGEFSFIIATLGMTLKVTSDFLYPIIVAVSAITTFTTPFLIKYSERFALFLESKMPKRWVKNINRYSVNAQAIKSVSTWQIVLRSSITQIILHTIIITAIILLSSKFVAPLVADTRFGNTLAALLTLVIIAPFLWALSLRRVKVEEVEILWEERKYRGALLMLILIRMSLGLFFVGFLLNIFFSPLVAFIALIIAIGAYQIFPKKLNEQYHKIENHFLKNLNDRENKKIDRRYANLMPWDGHMSFFDIKKESNLVGKTLQELKIRESLGINIAYIKRGEVTIPIPTKNERLFPGDEICVIGTDAQIVEFTKYLNQNETEAPGKVEETDIVLRQLEVSQDEFIQKSIGQFRAKTDGMVVGIERNGNRILNPESSLILEKNDILWVVGDKKRMNALLAVK, from the coding sequence ATGATTGCATTAAATGCCGCTGCCGAAAGTACACACCACTTACAACCCTTAATTAGTGATTTAGGATTAATCCTGATGACTGCCGGAATTGCCGTTCTACTATTTAAAAAAATGAAACAGCCTTTGGTTTTAGGCTACCTGATTGCAGGATTTTTAGCCGGAAACCATTTTGATTTTTTCCCTTCTATAACAGACATGAAAAGTGTTGAAGTTTGGGCAGAAATCGGGGTCATATTTTTACTTTTTAGTTTGGGACTCGAATTCAGCTTTAAGAAACTAATGAAAGTTGGAGGTACCTCATCTGTCACCGCCATAACCCAAATTATGTTTATGACATTGATTGGTTATTGTGTCGGACAATGGATGGGCTGGGGAAAAATGGACAGTATTTTCCTTGGAGCGACACTTTCTATTTCTTCCACAACGATTATTATCAGGGCTTTTGATGAATTGGGAGTGAAAGGAAAAAAGTTCGTTGGAATTGTTTTTGGAGCCTTAATTGTTGAAGATATTGTAGCTATTTTAATGCTTGTTTTATTATCGACAATTGCAGTAAGCGATCAGGTTTCCGGAGGCGAATTATTACAGTCTGTTTTAAAATTAGTATTCTTTTTGATCATTTGGTTCTTAGGAGGAATTTTTATTATTCCAACGATTTTGAAAAAAGCAAAGCATCTTTTAACTGATGAAATGCTGCTTATTATTTCGTTAGCATTATGTTTGATGATGGTAATGTTTGCCGCTAATGTTGGTTTCTCTCCGGCGTTAGGAGCTTTTATCATGGGTTCTATTATTGCTGAGACTACACAGGCAGAAAAAATTGAGCATTTAATTCAGCCTGTAAAAGATTTATTCGGTGCTGTTTTCTTTGTATCTGTGGGAATGTTAATTAATCCTGACACACTATTAACTTATGCAATGCCGGTTGGTTTAATTACACTTTTAACTATTTTCGGAAAAGCATTTAGTTCTTCTATCGGAGCTTTAATTTCCGGTCAACCGTTGAAGCAATCTGTTCAGACCGGAATGAGTTTGGCACAAATTGGAGAGTTTTCTTTTATTATTGCAACTCTTGGAATGACGCTGAAAGTAACCAGTGATTTCCTGTATCCAATTATCGTAGCGGTATCGGCAATAACTACATTTACAACTCCGTTTTTAATTAAATATTCTGAAAGATTTGCTTTGTTTTTAGAATCAAAAATGCCAAAACGATGGGTTAAAAACATCAACAGATACAGTGTCAATGCTCAGGCAATCAAATCGGTAAGTACCTGGCAGATTGTATTGCGATCTTCGATTACTCAGATTATACTTCATACTATTATTATTACCGCAATTATTTTATTGTCATCTAAATTCGTTGCGCCTTTAGTTGCCGATACACGATTCGGAAATACTTTGGCTGCTTTATTGACTTTAGTCATTATAGCGCCCTTTCTATGGGCATTGTCGCTCCGTCGTGTAAAAGTAGAAGAAGTCGAAATCCTTTGGGAAGAACGTAAATACCGCGGGGCATTATTAATGCTTATTTTAATCAGAATGAGTCTTGGATTATTCTTTGTCGGGTTTTTATTGAATATCTTCTTCTCACCTTTAGTAGCATTTATTGCACTAATCATTGCCATTGGAGCCTATCAAATTTTCCCTAAAAAATTAAATGAACAATATCATAAAATCGAAAATCACTTTTTGAAAAACCTCAACGATCGTGAGAACAAAAAGATTGACAGAAGATATGCTAATTTGATGCCGTGGGATGGTCATATGTCTTTTTTTGACATTAAAAAAGAATCGAATCTCGTTGGCAAAACACTGCAGGAATTAAAGATTCGAGAATCATTAGGAATTAATATCGCTTACATCAAACGTGGCGAAGTAACCATTCCGATTCCGACCAAAAATGAAAGATTATTTCCAGGCGATGAAATCTGCGTAATTGGTACCGATGCCCAAATTGTTGAATTTACAAAGTATCTAAATCAAAATGAAACTGAAGCCCCTGGGAAAGTAGAAGAAACCGATATTGTTTTGCGTCAGCTTGAGGTATCCCAAGATGAATTCATTCAAAAAAGCATCGGCCAATTCAGAGCCAAAACCGACGGAATGGTTGTAGGAATTGAACGAAACGGAAATCGTATCCTAAATCCGGAGTCTAGTTTAATCTTAGAAAAAAATGATATTCTTTGGGTTGTAGGAGATAAAAAAAGAATGAATGCTTTGTTGGCGGTGAAATAG
- a CDS encoding peroxiredoxin, whose protein sequence is MSTLRLGDIAPDFQAQTTQGPISFHEWLGDSWGVLFSHPADFTPVCTTELGTVANYVPEFTKRNTKVIALSVDGLDSHKEWIKDINETQNTEVNFPIIADEDKKVANLYDMLHPNASDKFTVRSVFVIGPDKKIKLTLTYPASTGRNFDELLRVIDSLQLTANYSVATPANWKDGEDVVIAPAIPDSDIPAKFPKGHTPIKPYLRLTPQPNK, encoded by the coding sequence ATGTCAACATTAAGATTAGGCGATATAGCTCCGGATTTTCAGGCACAAACCACGCAGGGACCAATCAGTTTTCATGAATGGTTAGGAGATTCATGGGGTGTTTTATTTTCGCATCCAGCAGATTTTACTCCTGTTTGTACGACTGAATTGGGAACTGTAGCGAATTATGTTCCTGAATTTACCAAAAGAAATACAAAAGTTATTGCTTTGAGTGTAGATGGTTTAGACTCGCATAAAGAGTGGATTAAAGACATTAACGAAACTCAGAATACAGAAGTTAATTTTCCAATTATTGCAGATGAAGATAAAAAAGTAGCGAATTTGTACGATATGCTTCATCCAAATGCAAGTGACAAATTTACAGTACGTTCTGTTTTTGTGATTGGACCTGATAAAAAAATAAAATTGACTTTGACCTATCCAGCTTCAACAGGAAGAAATTTTGATGAATTACTTCGTGTTATTGATAGCTTGCAATTGACAGCAAATTATAGTGTTGCTACTCCTGCCAACTGGAAAGATGGAGAAGATGTAGTAATCGCACCGGCAATTCCGGACAGCGATATTCCGGCAAAATTTCCAAAAGGACATACACCAATAAAACCTTATTTACGTTTGACACCACAGCCAAATAAGTAA
- a CDS encoding AEC family transporter has translation MNNFILIFFFLSLGLVLQRVKQFPTNIYKTLNKIVIYFCLPAITLYHIPKIKWSNELLFPIGAGWITYILAFLFFHILGRRKGWSNKLIGCLILTAGLSNSSFLGYPIIEALFGKKGLETAVLVDQPGTFVVVSTLGVFTAAFYSKGSPNFLGIFKKIITFPPFLMFVLACVFNILNYDLHENIQAVLLKIGSLVTPLAVLSVGLQLTFDRNSKHWKFLHLGLFFKLILVPLVLLILYVFIFNQHSEAIKITIMETAMAPMITGAILASTYGLKPKLSSMMVGFGIPISFLTLAIWYFVLRFV, from the coding sequence ATGAACAACTTTATATTAATATTCTTCTTCCTTTCATTGGGTTTGGTTTTACAAAGAGTAAAACAATTTCCGACTAATATCTATAAGACATTAAATAAAATTGTTATTTATTTCTGTCTTCCTGCAATTACACTTTATCATATTCCGAAAATAAAATGGAGCAATGAATTGTTGTTTCCAATAGGAGCGGGCTGGATTACTTATATTTTAGCTTTTCTGTTTTTTCATATTTTAGGAAGAAGAAAAGGATGGTCAAATAAATTGATTGGTTGCCTTATTTTGACTGCCGGATTAAGTAATAGTTCTTTTTTGGGCTATCCCATCATTGAAGCTTTGTTTGGAAAAAAAGGATTAGAAACGGCAGTTTTAGTAGATCAGCCGGGAACTTTTGTGGTGGTTTCTACACTTGGTGTTTTTACAGCGGCTTTTTATTCTAAAGGAAGTCCAAACTTTTTAGGAATTTTCAAAAAGATTATTACGTTTCCGCCATTCCTGATGTTTGTTCTGGCTTGTGTTTTCAATATTTTGAATTATGATTTACATGAAAATATTCAGGCAGTTTTACTAAAAATTGGAAGTTTAGTTACGCCTTTAGCCGTTCTTTCTGTTGGTTTGCAACTTACTTTTGATCGAAATAGCAAACATTGGAAATTTCTGCATCTAGGACTTTTTTTCAAACTGATTCTGGTTCCTCTTGTTCTTCTGATATTGTATGTTTTTATCTTCAATCAGCATTCAGAAGCTATAAAAATTACAATAATGGAAACTGCAATGGCTCCAATGATTACGGGTGCAATTCTGGCTTCTACTTACGGATTAAAACCAAAATTAAGCAGTATGATGGTTGGTTTTGGTATTCCGATTTCTTTTTTAACCCTTGCGATTTGGTACTTTGTGCTGCGTTTTGTTTAA
- a CDS encoding RrF2 family transcriptional regulator, producing MISGKFAITIHILTLLHKFPNDFLSSEFIAGSINLNPVLVRKEIANLKAHHIVESKEGKNGGTKLAVNAAELTLKQIFEMTFESIGLGFAKNQPNPDCPVGKNINQHLEALYSEMNQKVSAQLEGISLEDFSNQF from the coding sequence ATGATTTCAGGTAAATTTGCCATAACGATTCACATTCTTACTTTGCTCCATAAATTCCCTAATGATTTTTTATCATCGGAGTTTATTGCGGGAAGTATTAATCTAAATCCTGTTTTGGTTCGAAAAGAAATTGCCAACCTAAAAGCACATCATATTGTAGAAAGTAAAGAAGGAAAAAATGGCGGTACAAAATTGGCAGTCAACGCTGCTGAACTGACTTTAAAACAAATATTCGAAATGACCTTTGAAAGCATTGGTTTAGGTTTTGCAAAGAATCAGCCAAATCCTGATTGTCCTGTTGGAAAAAACATTAATCAGCATTTGGAAGCTTTATACAGTGAAATGAATCAAAAAGTCAGTGCACAACTGGAGGGAATTTCATTGGAAGATTTTTCGAATCAATTTTAA
- a CDS encoding NAD(P)-dependent oxidoreductase: MKIALIGATGFVGSAILNELADRKHEITAIARTPKDTSNVTWIAADIFNVDALAEILKGHDAVVNAYNPGWTNPNIYDDFLAGSKAIQEAVKKSGVKRFITIGGAGSLFVAPDLQAVDTPDFPKEIYPGANAARHYLNIIKEEKDLDWAFFSPAFEMHAGTKTGRTGKYRLGLENPVFNEEQRSILSVEDLAVVIADEVETPKHHQVRFTAGY; encoded by the coding sequence ATGAAAATCGCACTTATTGGAGCTACAGGATTTGTTGGCTCAGCAATTTTAAACGAATTAGCAGACAGAAAACATGAAATTACTGCTATTGCAAGAACTCCAAAAGACACTTCAAATGTTACTTGGATAGCAGCAGATATTTTTAATGTTGACGCCTTGGCAGAAATCTTAAAAGGTCATGATGCTGTTGTTAACGCTTACAACCCAGGATGGACAAATCCAAACATTTACGATGACTTTCTTGCTGGTTCAAAAGCAATTCAGGAGGCCGTTAAAAAATCGGGCGTAAAACGTTTTATTACTATTGGCGGGGCAGGAAGCTTATTTGTAGCTCCAGATTTACAAGCGGTTGATACTCCGGATTTTCCAAAAGAAATTTACCCTGGTGCAAACGCTGCAAGACATTATTTAAATATCATTAAAGAAGAAAAAGATCTGGATTGGGCATTTTTCAGTCCAGCTTTCGAAATGCACGCCGGAACTAAAACAGGAAGAACCGGAAAATACCGTTTAGGTTTAGAAAATCCGGTTTTCAATGAGGAGCAAAGAAGTATTTTATCTGTTGAAGATTTAGCTGTTGTAATTGCTGATGAAGTAGAAACACCAAAACACCACCAAGTTAGATTTACTGCTGGTTATTAA
- the meaB gene encoding methylmalonyl Co-A mutase-associated GTPase MeaB, which translates to MSNLDKQAGNISEKPGISPPEITNSTAINQIKNKRRQQPTSEELINGILDGNRTSLSRAITLIESTNPDHFEKANEVVQGCLAHANKSIRIGITGVPGVGKSTFIEAFGKHLTQLGKKVAVLAVDPSSSLSHGSILGDKTRMEELVKDENAFIRPSASGETLGGVARKTRETIILCEAAGFDTIIIETVGVGQSETAVHSMVDFFLLLKISGAGDELQGIKRGIMEMADAIVINKADGDNIKKANQAKVEFNRALHLFPTKKSNWQPKVTTCSSITKEGISEIWNTISDYFKMTKETGFFQEKRNEQNHFWMMETINEQLKQNFYNQPEIISLLEKNKKAVQNNEISSFAAAQKLLKSYFRK; encoded by the coding sequence TTGTCAAATTTGGATAAACAAGCTGGAAACATCTCAGAAAAACCTGGAATTTCACCTCCCGAAATCACCAATAGTACAGCTATTAATCAAATTAAAAACAAACGCAGACAACAACCCACTTCAGAAGAATTAATTAATGGAATTTTAGACGGCAACAGAACTTCTTTGAGCCGCGCTATTACTTTAATTGAAAGTACAAATCCTGATCATTTCGAGAAAGCTAATGAAGTTGTTCAAGGTTGTTTAGCTCACGCTAATAAATCAATTCGCATTGGAATTACAGGTGTTCCGGGTGTTGGAAAAAGTACTTTTATTGAAGCTTTTGGAAAACATTTGACACAGTTAGGAAAAAAAGTAGCTGTATTGGCGGTTGATCCAAGCAGTTCTCTTTCACACGGAAGTATTTTGGGTGATAAAACCCGTATGGAAGAACTCGTAAAAGACGAAAATGCTTTTATCAGACCAAGTGCCTCCGGAGAAACTCTGGGCGGTGTAGCACGCAAAACCAGAGAAACCATTATTCTTTGTGAAGCGGCAGGTTTTGATACTATTATTATAGAAACCGTTGGTGTCGGCCAAAGCGAAACCGCTGTTCACAGTATGGTTGACTTTTTTCTTCTGCTAAAAATCTCTGGTGCCGGCGATGAACTTCAAGGTATCAAACGAGGCATTATGGAAATGGCAGATGCTATTGTCATCAACAAAGCAGATGGAGATAATATTAAGAAGGCCAATCAGGCGAAAGTGGAGTTTAATCGGGCCTTACATTTATTCCCTACAAAAAAATCAAACTGGCAGCCAAAAGTAACCACTTGCAGTTCTATTACTAAAGAAGGTATTTCTGAGATCTGGAATACTATTTCTGATTATTTTAAAATGACCAAAGAAACGGGGTTCTTTCAGGAAAAAAGAAACGAGCAGAATCATTTCTGGATGATGGAAACCATCAACGAGCAATTGAAACAAAATTTCTACAATCAACCTGAAATTATTTCTCTTTTAGAAAAAAATAAAAAAGCAGTGCAAAACAATGAAATTTCATCTTTTGCAGCTGCTCAGAAATTATTAAAATCATATTTTAGAAAATAA
- a CDS encoding HAD domain-containing protein, giving the protein MLDIDGVMVPANSWKRPEFLNDGFPAFSSKATCALQRIIAETSADILLTTSHKSKYSISEWNEIFKLRGINVNDIARLSENLTHLSRKEEILNWYNIKNNPENFVIIDDDKSLNGLTPFLKSKLVLTSPMVGLTDELASEAISILKEEFHILF; this is encoded by the coding sequence ATGTTAGATATAGATGGTGTAATGGTTCCCGCTAATTCTTGGAAAAGACCAGAATTTTTAAATGATGGATTTCCGGCTTTTAGTAGTAAAGCTACTTGTGCACTTCAGAGAATTATTGCTGAAACAAGTGCAGATATTTTATTGACTACATCGCATAAGTCAAAATATTCTATTTCTGAATGGAATGAAATATTTAAATTGAGGGGGATCAATGTAAATGATATTGCTCGTTTATCCGAAAATCTCACTCATTTAAGCCGTAAAGAAGAGATTCTAAATTGGTATAATATAAAAAACAACCCAGAGAATTTTGTTATTATTGATGATGATAAATCATTGAATGGTTTGACACCCTTTTTAAAAAGTAAATTGGTTTTAACCAGTCCAATGGTTGGATTAACAGATGAGTTGGCTTCAGAAGCAATTTCAATCCTTAAAGAAGAATTTCATATTTTATTTTAG